The DNA segment GTTGGCTTCGGGAGGGAAACAGTTCCTGCGTGTGGACCTGATCGTGGGTCAGCGTGCGCAGAAACTCGTGGTCCGCTTCGGGAAGCCCCATCCATTGCCCTATGGTGATGATCGGCAGCTCGTCGGCGACGAGCGAGCAGAATTCCGCCGATCCCTCACGTGCCTCCTCGAAGAACCGCTCCGTCAGCCGATCCGCTGTTCTTTCTATGAACGGCCTCAGTCTGGCCAGCGAGTGACGGTCGAAAATGTTCCCGAGCGACTTCCGCGTCATCGTGTGATCGGGAGGGTTCAGCATGGGCAGGGAGGCGGCCATCTGCCGTGAAGCGGGTGAATTCCAGCGCGCGGAGTCGTCCTGACCGAGACGCCAGTGAAGATCGGGAACCCGCCACGATCTGTCACGCAGGACTTGATGGCAGAGCCGGTGGGACGTCACCAGATACCCGCCCCAGGGCGCCGGAATCACTTCACCCAGTTTCCTGAGTTCCTGGTAGGAAGCCAGGGGGTTTGCCTGCCCCCGGTTGGTACGCAGACGAGAGAAGAGCGGGACGATCGTGTGCCGGCCGACGTGGGCGGGGGAAAGCGTTGACTTCACTATGCGAAACTCTCTCGTGAGAATGGATTCATGGTCTGTCAGTTCTGTGAGATGCCGTCAGCACCGGCGGAATGCAGGATGAGCGCCTTCCGGCAGAGATGTGCTCTGTGTGATTTTCAATCCGGCGCGGACCTGCGGGGGAGTGCCCTTCAAAAACTCTTCACGCAACTCGACGTATCCTAGCGCTCACCCTGGGTGATTAAGTCGCCGGAGAGAAGCGCGCTTCGCAGATCGGACAAGTCCCCTATACGGGGAAGATTTCCCCGTCGGGGTATTAGTGCTGGTCTATGGGGGCGAAGTGCTTGCGCATGCCATAGATTCCAACGCATCGATCCTCCTGCTGGCGACGTCGGTGTATGACTTCTTCTCTCCGACGACGGATAAACCAGGAGTTGGTCCCTAAAGCATGTGACCTATAGGGACCTGCCCTTACGAAATTTTCCCGGTGCCGACGGCCGAGAGCCGCGCCGCGACGACCCGCCCGCCACCTGGCACGGCCGGCGCAAAACACGCGGACCCGGGCGGCCGGGCCCGCGTGAAGTCCCGTTCGACGCCGACGGCACGCTGAACAACCCGCACCGGACCCGCAGAACCCGGACCGGGACAGCCCCGCCTGACGAACCGCCAGGAACGCCACCCCGCCGCCGACGACGCCCTCAAACCCGGACGCGGGTGCCCCGGGGCCGAAAGTCCCGTCGGCCGCACATTCACGTACCCCGCGCGAAGCCTGCCCCTACGATCACCCGATACGACTGTCACATGGGGCGGGAAGGCTGGACGGCATCGGGGACGGCGCACGCGCGGCGCTACGGCTCGCGGAAGGCGCGCCGCTGCGCAGCACCCTTGACACCGCGGGCGCCGGTGACTGGACGCGGGAGTGCGCGAGGCGGCCCGCCGCCACCCGCGCCTCCTGGCACAGCGGTTGGTACAGCGGCAGCCCACCACCACGCTGCCCGCCGTCCTGACCCGCCTCGGAGAGCCTCAACTCGCCCTTGCCCTCTGCCACCGCGTCGGGCGCGTCCGCCAGAAGGCGCTGCGCCCGTCGGCCCGCCGCCCCGCCCTGCTGCCGTTGCTCGTGATCCGCTGCGCCGACTGGGCCGCCCCGGTGCGCGAAGCCGCCCGCCGACTACTGCGCGAGGCCCTGGACATGGACACCGTCCCCGGCGTCGCGCCGGTCATCCTCCGCGTCGGCCGCCGCGACCAAGGCGCCTTCGCCGTCGATCTGCTCGCACAGGTCCTGCGCCGGACCCCCCACGGACAACTCGCCACTCTCCACACCGTCCCCGACCGCGTCGTCCGCCGGTTCGCCTACCGGCAGGCCGTCGAGGATCGGCTGCTCCCTCCCGCCGCTCTGGCCCGCGCGGCCTCCCGGGGCGAGGACACCGTGGTCCAGGACCTGTGCGCCACCGCGGCGCTCGCAGCACTGGACGAGGAGGAGGCGTACGAGGACGTCCTGCCGCCCCTGCTGTCCGCAGGCAACCCGCGGGCCCGTTCGGCCGGCGTCACCGGGCTGCGCCGGGCAGGGCGGCCGAAGCGGGCGGAGCCGTTCCTCGGCGATCCCTCCGCCCTGGTGCGCGCGTGCGCCCGGTACGTCGTACGACAGCAGGGAGGAGATCCGGCGGCCTGGTACCGCGAGCGGTGCGCGGCACCGGACACCCTCGAACTGCCGCCCGGGCCGGCCGAGTGCGGCAACCGCGCGGACGCCGGCCGGGATCAACGCGTCGCCGGTGAAGACGGCGAGGGCGGCCTCGGAGGGAAGCCTGCCCGGGTGCGACCGCCTGATCAGGATGGGGCCGGTCGGTAGATGGCGGCGCGGCGTCGACGCGGATGGTGGCCCCGGTCAGGTAGCTCGCGCGCGGCGAGGCCGCCTAGGGTCTTTCGTTTGGATCAGGCCGGATCAGGGTGCGGTGCCAGGGCCCGCGAGCCCGGCAAGATCCAAACGAGAGGCCCTAGGTGAGGGCGGCGGGAGCGGGGCTGGTGATGCGTTTGGACGGACCGCTTTTCCACGCCCGGCTCTCCATGGGCGCGATGGGTCAGAGTTGGAGGTGGCGCAGGGCGTTGATCACGGCGGCGATGGCCGGCTCGTCGGCGCGTTCGCGGTGGTGGGCTGCCATGAGGTCGACGTGCCACTTGGGCATGTCGCTCACGTCGAGTTCGACCAGGCTGCGGGTGGCGAGGTCGCGTACGACCGTGGCGCGCGTGAGGACGGCGATGGCCTGCCCTGAGCGCGCGAGATCGGCTGCGGTCTCGGCGGAGCTGATGCGGTAGACCTGGTGTGCGCGGGTGGGCGCGTCTAGAAGCTGTTCGTGGAAGAGGTCCGCGCCGCTGCCCCAGAGGTTCACGGCGAGGGGGTGAGCGCTCAGCCGGGCGGTGTCGCAGCGGCGTGCCGCGAGCGGGTGGTCCGGGTGGCAGACCGCGATGACCGGCTCACTGCGGAACTTGTGCAGCCGTACCTCGGGGGCGTGCGGCAGCGGCAGCGTGATGGCGATGTCGGTCGTGCCCGCGGCCACTCGTTGCAGGGCGCTCGGGCTGTGCTGGTCATCGACCACGACGGCGTACCTGAGTGGTTGGAGGGCGCCGATGACGAAGGGAACGGCCAGCGGCGCGTAGGTGGCGTGGGTGGTCAGGTGCAGGGTGCCCCGGGTGTCGTCCTCTCGGGCGATGTCCAGGGCCCGGGCCGCCATGTCCAGGCACCGTTGCGCGTGGGGCAGCAGCCGTTCTCCCGCGGGGGTCAGTGACACTCCTCGGCTCGACCGGTCGAGCAGCGGCTGACCGATGAGCCGTTCCAGCCGGCGCAGGCGTTCGCTGACGGACGGCTGCGCGACTCGCAGCTCGCGTGCTGCGGCGGAAAGCGAGCCGGCGGAGGCGGCGGTGACGAAGACACGCAGGTCCACGAGTTCCAGAGCCATAGGCGCACCCTATGGCCAGCCGCTTTGAATCACGGGGTTCTGTGTGGCCGGCGGTGCCCATAGCGTGCCGGTATGACGTCCCCGCTTGGTCTGAGGAGCCTCTCCGTGTACGAGTTTCAGCTGACGGCTGTCGATCTCGCCCCGGCGACCGCGCATGATCTGCCCGGGATCGTCGCCATCCAGAATCACACAGCCGCGACCTCGCACGCCCGATTCGCCACCAGGCTGCTGGGTATGGAGGAGCGGCGCGACTGGTTCGCGCAGTTCTCGGAGTCGGGCCCGTACCGGATGCTCGTCGCCCGCCGAGGCAGCCAGGTTCTCGGTTATGCGTGCAGCCAGATTTACCGCGATCATGAAGCTTTCCGGGAAACGGTCGAGGTGAGCGTCGGACTTGCTGAGGGCAGCAGAGGACAGGGACTGGGAACCTCCCTGTACCAAGCGCTCTTCGGTCTCGTGGCCGACGAACCGGTACACGTCGTACTCGCAGGCATCGCCCTGCCGAACGACGCCTCGGTGGCCTTGCACCGCAGGTTCGGCTTTTCCGACATCGGGATCTTCCGCGAGTACGCCGTGAAGAACGGCCGGTACATCAGCTCGTTGTGGATGCAACGGCTGCAGTCCGCCGCGCGCTGAGTCGGTGATCTCCTCGCGCATGGCCTGGAGCGTGGCCCGCCCCCCGGCCCCACAAGCCGGCGAGGAGCCGCAGGCGGCCTGCGGGGCGGCAGGTTCTGCCGGCCCGCGCACGGGAACGGCGTCGAGCGCCGAGCCGGTACCGGGGTGAATCACCATGCCCGGTACCGGGTTTCCGGCGGGGGCTCGTCGCGCGGTCAGATCTGGGCCAGACCGCCGTCCACGAAGAACTCCCCTCCCGTGCTGAAGGAACTCTCGTCACTGGCCAGGAAGAGGGCGAGGGCGGCGACCTCGTCCGGACGCCCCATCCGTCCGAGCGGGACCTGTGCGATGAGACTTTCCGTCAGCCGCCGGCGGGCCGCAGGGTTGTCACCCGCGAGAGAGAGGATCCCGGGGGTCTCGACCGGGCCGGGGCTCACGGCGTTGACGCGGATACCGCGCTCGGCCAGTTCCCCGGCCCAGGAGCGGGCCAGACTGCGGATGGCCGCCTTGGTCGCGCTGTAGACGCTCATCGCGGGCACGCCCTTGGAGGCGTTGGTGGAGGCCAGCAGGATGACCGACCCTCCTCGGTCCAGCAGCGGCAGCGCCTTCTGGGTGGTGAAGACGATGCCCTTGACGTTGATCGCGAAGGTACGGTCGTAGTCCTCTTCGGTGATGTCCCCCAGGCGTGCCAGCTCACCGCC comes from the Streptomyces sp. SUK 48 genome and includes:
- a CDS encoding glucose 1-dehydrogenase, with product MGQLDNKIALVTGASTGIGLGIAERFVKEGATVYITGRRENELKAAAERLGDRAVPVRSDVSDLDDIDRLVAEIRDRAGRLDILVANAGGGELARLGDITEEDYDRTFAINVKGIVFTTQKALPLLDRGGSVILLASTNASKGVPAMSVYSATKAAIRSLARSWAGELAERGIRVNAVSPGPVETPGILSLAGDNPAARRRLTESLIAQVPLGRMGRPDEVAALALFLASDESSFSTGGEFFVDGGLAQI
- a CDS encoding LysR family transcriptional regulator — encoded protein: MALELVDLRVFVTAASAGSLSAAARELRVAQPSVSERLRRLERLIGQPLLDRSSRGVSLTPAGERLLPHAQRCLDMAARALDIAREDDTRGTLHLTTHATYAPLAVPFVIGALQPLRYAVVVDDQHSPSALQRVAAGTTDIAITLPLPHAPEVRLHKFRSEPVIAVCHPDHPLAARRCDTARLSAHPLAVNLWGSGADLFHEQLLDAPTRAHQVYRISSAETAADLARSGQAIAVLTRATVVRDLATRSLVELDVSDMPKWHVDLMAAHHRERADEPAIAAVINALRHLQL
- a CDS encoding GNAT family N-acetyltransferase — translated: MYEFQLTAVDLAPATAHDLPGIVAIQNHTAATSHARFATRLLGMEERRDWFAQFSESGPYRMLVARRGSQVLGYACSQIYRDHEAFRETVEVSVGLAEGSRGQGLGTSLYQALFGLVADEPVHVVLAGIALPNDASVALHRRFGFSDIGIFREYAVKNGRYISSLWMQRLQSAAR